In one window of Arachis ipaensis cultivar K30076 chromosome B06, Araip1.1, whole genome shotgun sequence DNA:
- the LOC110263760 gene encoding protein CHROMATIN REMODELING 5-like, with protein sequence MGIYLKEMHSVFPVHRVFCWHFEVRVGMGCMSCVLVMKYGNESQIDLIVAEVGGALGAASLEAQCELFNALIDGCTEAAELGNLDSKMPLLDFFGVPVKVNDLLACVQQPQLLSKRISRYEDPIQ encoded by the exons ATGGGAATTTATCTAAAAGAGATGCACTCCGTTTTTCCCGTTCA CAGAGTATTTTGTTGGCATTTTGAAGTCAGGGTAGGGATGGGTTGTATGTCTTGTGTGCTT GTTATGAAATATGGGAATGAGAGCCAAATTGACTTGATTGTTGCTGAGGTTGGTGGTGCACTTGGAGCTGCTTCACTTGAAGCACAGTGTGAACTCTTCAATGCTCTAATTGATGGTTGTACAGAGGCAGCAGAACTTGGCAATCTGGATTCAAAG ATGCCTTTGTTGGATTTTTTCGGTGTCCCAGTGAAGGTGAATGATCTACTTGCCTGTGTCCAACAACCTCAACTCCTATCAAAGCGCATTAGTCGGTATGAAGATCCCATTCAATAG